The following is a genomic window from Motacilla alba alba isolate MOTALB_02 chromosome 24, Motacilla_alba_V1.0_pri, whole genome shotgun sequence.
TGAACTCATTTGGTGGCAGAGGATGGTacctgccccctccccagcaaaGCCCACACCAAagctccttttccccttcccaaccatcctcctttcccagcacaACACCTCCCACGCTGCCGGGGAAGATGAAGGTTGGCAGCTCTTCCGCAAAACGATGTTCCCATGGCGATGGGGATGCGTCGCCCTTCCTGGGGAACATAAGGGGGGCGAACGGCACCTTCCGCATCAGTGCGCGCCCCTTGTCCGGGGCGGGGGGCGTCCGAGTCCCGCAGAGGCAGGGCCCCCCCGCACCGCCCCCCGCCGCAGGGCCGGGGGCCGAGCCTCAGTGACGCCTCCCGGTCCCCATTCGCTGGGTCCGCccgcccagccctgcccagactGCGGGAGCGCCGCGCCACACAGCCCGCCGGGCAGCCCCGACAGCGCCGGCAGCCCCGCAGGCAGCGGGCAGCACCGGACAGCGCCCGCAGGTAGGCACCGGCCGCCCCGCAGCGCCCCGCACGCTGCCGGGCCGGGAGCagccgcggggctcggggcacagcgcggggctgcgggcgggggAGGCTCCGCGGGCGCGGCGGTGGCACCGGGGGTACCTCGCCCCTCGCCCGGGGGGATGCTCGGCCGGACGGAACGCGCTGGAGGAGGGGACGGGCTCAGCTTCTGgccccggtgccggtgcccccCACCCTCGGCTCGGGACTGCGGCATTCCCGGTGGGCGCGCCCGCGCGCACGCCCGCACCGCAGCCGCGCTCCCGCTCCGCGCTGCTGCAGGGGGGAGCTCGCCCACCCCGAGCCCTCCCGCCCTTCTCGAGGGTCGCCCGATCGCTCTTCCCTGCGCACCGCGTCCCCGTGCACCCCCTTTGCTGGCAGGCACCCCCCGGCTGAGCCGGGCTCCTGCGGCTCTGCGTTCCGTCAGCCCACCcgcctggctctggctctggctctgcgCGCCCCCGTCCCCATCCCCGCGGCTCGTCTGTCACCCTGAGCCTGTCAcgctgctgggcacagggggtgAGTACCGCCATGGCAGGTGGGGACCGCGCCGGGAGCTTTGCCCTCTAAGAGCTGGAGCCCCTCGAATGCCGCCATCCCCCTGAGCCCTGTCCCTACGCCAAACCCCTGGCATCATGCAGGAGTGAGAGTTATCTGgcttgctctgctcccagcactgctgccaggagaagaGGGGTCCAAGGGCTATCAACCCAGAGCCTAGGATATCTGAGCGTTTGGGCACATAGATGGGAAGAAAGCCGCCTCTCTGGGAGCTTCTTTGCATGGATTTTCTGGAGGAAAGCCAGGTTATGACCTAGATAGTGTCCTAGGACATTCAAAAGGGAGCAGATGGGTGCTGGGAAATGACAAAGCAAGGGGTGGAGGGACAGTTTCTAGGAATCCAGAGGTTCAAGAAATTACCCCATTGGCAACCTCTTGGTTGTCAAGATCAaagaaaaggggatttttttcttcctggccAAGGGTTAGGGTTCTGgataaagagatttttcagagcTTCAGGGTGAGCAAATGGGTTTGGTATTTCCTCTTAGAACGTTATatgaaaaacccaaaaattgtgaaatagaaaaatgcAGCTGGCTGTGGTACAGGCAATTCCTAGCTCTTCCCTGGATGCTTTGCCAGGCTCAGAGGCAGCAAACTGTGGGTCTGTtgtcccctctgccagcctggagtCACGAAAGGCTGGTTTATCAGCTCCCCCTCTTGGACCTGGCCCCACACGGCCAGCCTGGAGGGCTGACTGCAGGGTGCTTGGCGTGTCCTTCAGCCCGGTTGCCTCGCTGCTCCCCCACACTGTCCCTCCATTCCGCATGTCTGCGGCTGGATTCCCCATGCGGCCGCTTGGCCGGGCTGCAAACCTTTAATTGATTCCTTGTGGCTGCATTGGGCTGACTGGAATCAGCAGCCCTGGTGTTTGGATGGCACATCACGGGCCCCTTCGCCACACACACAGCCTGGAGAAAGACAGGCACCGGGCAGGGACCCAGAGGGTGCCACCCAAACCCCTTCCACCCCGTGGCCAGGCAGGCTGGGCTCGGCTCCTGGAGGCTTCGTGCCATCCTTCAGCGGTCTTGGCTCGCTGtccagctgctgtgtccctctTCCTCACTGCTCTTGGCCCCTTTCCCTCACTGCATCGCAATGACTCATCCTTGCTGAGCTCACccgctggagctgctggaggactGGCAGGACGGGCACCCACTGGCCCCCAGAGAGGGTCCCTCAGCTGGCAGCCCCCTCACCATGAGCCACAGACCTCTGGTCGAggtgtgcaggtgctggggtGCAGCCTGTCTGAACCTTGGCTGGCCCATGGGGCAAAAGGGGGAAGAGGCTGGACGTGCAGGCCTTGCTGCAGGTCTGGCCACGCTCATTTAATGTCTGCTGGGGGGATCTggacagggaaaacaaagtgTGGATGGGGCATTGCCTGGGGATGTGCAAAGGTGATGCTGGGCAGACACACGGTGCCTGATTCCCCAGCTGGGTGCAGTGTCAGCCAGGCTCTGTGCAGTGAATCACACACTggtgaggaggagcaggctCTAGAGCATCGTCTGTGCAAGAAGGGCAGCCTGCACCACTGAGTGCCCACACCCGTGGGGCAGTGGCCTGGCTAACTGCCTCTGTCTCCCCCTGCCCAGGTTCCCCTCTCAGAGACAGCCCCCACCGGGCACCTCAGCAGCAAGATGAACCCCACCGTGGGCATCGCTGTCATCCTGACAGGTACATCCCTCCCTGCTcggcccagagcagcctggaggcTGCATGGGCCCTCCCCAGAGCTCGCTGTTCCCTGCCCAAccccctcctgcctctcccagtcCTCCAGGCCGCCCACTGCCAGATGATCAAGGACCTGAGTGCCTGCCTGCTGGGCCAGAACCTGCGCGTGGACTGTCGCTATGAGAACAAAACCGACAATCCCCTGACCTACGAGTTCAGCATCACCAAGGACAACAGGAAGCACGTCATCCACAGCACCATCAGCGTCTCCGAGAACATCTACCGGAGCCGAGCCAACGTCACCATGCACAAGAACCTGGTGTGCCTCCACCTGCAGGGCTTCACCACCAGCGATGAGGGCATCTACATGTGCGAGCTGAAGGCCACCAACGACTACACCGGCAACCAAATAAAGAACATCACTGTTATCAAAGGTGAGACAGGCAGTGGCACCTGGCGTTAGCCCTTCCCACCTGCTCACGGGCTtggcagggccagcagagaGCACCACAACTCCCTGAGCTCCATAAATGTGTCCCGACCCTTACATGCTCTTCAGGTGGGTTTCATCCCACAGATGGACTTACTCTCCATCTCACTGTGCCTTTCCTGCCCCTCTTGGGTCTCACCTTGGGCACGTTGCCTAGGTATCCTCCTATACAGAGGACAGTGGGGATCCTTCACACCTACAGTGCACAGGAGCAGTCCTACAGATGCAGAGACCTTTGTCTCACCTGATGCCCATCCACTGGTCACCTCAGTCAGGCACAGACAGAGTTATGCTTCTCAGGGTcccaaaaaatatttgctactACACATTGGGAGGGAAACAGGCCAGGATGGGGcgtgctgcatttctgtgacaGAGCAAAGGCAAGAAGCTGTGTTCCAGTACCAG
Proteins encoded in this region:
- the THY1 gene encoding thy-1 membrane glycoprotein, which produces MNPTVGIAVILTVLQAAHCQMIKDLSACLLGQNLRVDCRYENKTDNPLTYEFSITKDNRKHVIHSTISVSENIYRSRANVTMHKNLVCLHLQGFTTSDEGIYMCELKATNDYTGNQIKNITVIKDKLEKCAGFSLLIQNTSWLLLLLLSLPLLQAVDFVSL